The Aphis gossypii isolate Hap1 chromosome 3, ASM2018417v2, whole genome shotgun sequence genome includes a region encoding these proteins:
- the LOC114126544 gene encoding leucine-rich repeat-containing G-protein coupled receptor 4-like, whose protein sequence is MVVILNAILVSFLSVVVAKIQKDCVLELPTNGSRDVYCDVIPYKIDLNHTNGMTKLDISQNNLNGIYIFNDKNITLPTLDVSRNNILSPCHVAISNMVNVDSMILSFNKIYNFSMCSEIRNLTLSWNYIKSLNKTDMVNASSLQVLDLGNNYILWIENNTFVGMPDLQWLNLRGNALTRISEKTLPSTTLSYLDVSENYDLDSTTVFQPFENLIELNIAKNTKLAPVVLGSGPRLQSLDVSYTNLTEVPVTPAPLLGSLILSGNAIKTVNSGDLDGFPLLRLLNINANRIKIVEDDAFGRLDLLILLDLSNNLLETVPKSLPERLEKLNLEGNRIQNLGIEDFEGCKRLKILNVRKNNIQHIQDFTFASLLFLDTLDLSENPIKMITREMLAGPVKLKVLKLEKLIAPETPTFPFTDTRYLNRIQLAYSKHLAEILLNDSAVLSSMFQLEYLDLTECDIVSLPNRLPYHMPKIKTLILNELKCIESWLRDWLCEIYASEDHHYKLSKSELRLRSYQLEKFKSPVENVQCRQDNGNIQQVFDAEYCATRTTIPTYQVTTTTTEQTAVFARLRAKDDHKNSQVIVKTTHPGMIVFVCIVLLLVLLASGTVWIGMRGRTLKMVHWRQNTADVDYQSIEIKSLESLSHVERW, encoded by the coding sequence ATGGTAGTGATTTTAAACGCTATCTTAGTTTCTTTCCTGTCAGTCGTCGTTGCAAAAATCCAAAAAGACTGTGTTTTGGAATTGCCTACAAACGGCTCTCGCGATGTTTATTGTGACGTCATACCGTACAAAATTGACTTGAATCACACTAACGGTATGACAAAACTAGACATAtcgcaaaataatttaaacgggatttatatttttaatgataaaaatataacgttaCCTACACTTGACGTGTCCAGAAATAACATTCTAAGTCCTTGCCATGTTGCCATTAGTAATATGGTAAACGTAGATTCTATGATATTATCCTTTAATAAGATATACAATTTCTCAATGTGTTCAGAAATTAGGAATCTTACGTTAAGTTGGAATTACATTAAATCCTTAAATAAAACTGATATGGTTAATGCATCTTCTTTGCAAGTTTTAGATcttggtaataattatatcttatggattgaaaataatacatttgtcgGAATGCCGGATCTTCAATGGTTAAACTTAAGAGGTAACGCGTTAACAAGAATATCAGAAAAAACCTTACCAAGTACTACGTTAAGTTATCTTGACGTTTCTGAAAACTATGATCTCGATAGCACAACAGTATTTCAACCATTTGAAAatctaattgaattaaatattgccaaaaatacaaaattagctCCTGTTGTTTTGGGTTCCGGTCCAAGACTTCAATCATTAGATGTTTCGTACACCAATCTTACAGAAGTTCCAGTCACACCAGCTCCACTATTAGGCTCACTTATATTGAGTGGAAATGCGATAAAAACGGTAAATAGTGGTGATCTAGATGGTTTTCCACTTCTCCGATTGCTTAACATTAATGCTAATCGCATTAAAATTGTAGAAGACGACGCATTTGGTCGGCTCGATTTACTGATCTTATTGGACttgagtaataatttattggaaaCAGTACCAAAAAGTTTACCAGAaagattagaaaaattaaatctagaaGGTAATAGGATACAAAACTTGGGGATTGAAGACTTTGAGGGTTGCAAACgactgaaaatattaaatgttcggaaaaataatattcagcaCATACAGGACTTTACGTTTGCATCTCTATTATTTCTTGATACTTTAGATTTATCTGAAAATCCGATCAAGATGATCACTAGAGAAATGTTAGCAGGTccagtaaaattaaaagtctTAAAGTTGGAGAAGCTGATAGCACCAGAAACGCCAACATTTCCATTCACTGATACACGTTACTTGAATCGAATCCAATTAGCCTACAGCAAACATCTTGCTGAAATTCTATTAAATGATAGTGCTGTATTGTCATCTATGTTTCAACTTGAATATTTAGACTTAACGGAATGCGATATTGTTTCACTTCCAAACCGTTTACCTTATCACAtgcctaaaattaaaacattaatattaaacgaacTCAAGTGCATCGAGTCGTGGCTCAGAGACTGGCTTTGTGAGATCTACGCATCCGAAGATCACCATTACAAATTAAGCAAGTCTGAATTGAGACTCAGAAGCTATCAGTTGGAAAAATTCAAATCACCAGTGGAAAATGTGCAATGTAGGCAAGATAATGGTAATATTCAACAAGTGTTCGATGCAGAATACTGTGCCACAAGGACGACAATTCCGACCTATCAAGTTACTACGACTACAACAGAACAGACAGCAGTATTTGCACGATTAAGAGCGAAAGACGATCATAAGAATTCACAAGTTATAGTAAAAACAACTCATCCAGGTATGATAGTTTTTGTGTGTATTGTGTTGTTGTTGGTACTTTTAGCAAGTGGTACTGTTTGGATTGGAATGAGAGGGAGAACACTAAAGATGGTACATTGGAGGCAAAATACAGCTGATGTGGATTACCAAAGTATCGAAATTAAGAGCCTGGAAAGTTTAAGTCATGTAGAAAGATGGTAA